The Sinorhizobium sp. B11 genomic interval GTAGCGCAGGAGCGCGCGGTCAGACGCCTTGAAGCTGCCCGAGACATAGAGGATCCGCCGGTGCCCCATGCAGAGAAGATGTTCGGTCAACCGGCAGCCGGCCGCATAATTGTTGACGGTGACGGCAGCCGGATATCGGGCCGTCGGGGAGCTGCCGAGCAGCACCGTCGGCGGCAGGTCCTGTGCCAGCGCCGGGCTCGTCTCGCCATTGCAAACCGTCAGGATCAACCCGGTCGGCCGCTCGCCGAGCAACCCTGCCACGGCATCGGCCTCCTGATCGGGATCGTAATTCGATTGCGCAATGAGGACGCTGTGGCCGGCGACCAGCATGCGGTTCTGGATGCCTGAGAGCGACGAGGCAAAGACCGGATTGGTGACGCTCGGCACCAGCACGCCGATAACAGGACGGCGGCCGCTGCGGGCCGAAGGCGTGGCCGCCCGATAACCGACTTCTGCCGCCGCACGGCGTACGCGAAGGGCGGCGGCCCGGCTGACGGGACCGCTGAGGTTCAGCACCCGGCTTGCCGTCGCCATGGAACATCCTGCCCTCAGCGCAACCTGCTTCAACGTCGTCATCGCCGTCCGTCCGTTTCCGTTGAGGTTTGCAGGCTCTTACGGGCCGATTGTCATGAAATGATGACGGACCAGGGCCGGGTCTCAACCCCGCTTGGGCTTAAGGCCGAGGATTTGCCGCACGCCGTCCTTGGTGAAGGGCTGCGTCAGTTGGCTGACGAAGCCGGGAGCGATCTGACCCTTGATGCCGATATCGGTCGAGGATGGGCGATCGGGGTTGAAATAGGTGCCGAACAGCTGGTCGAACAGCACGACATTCTCGCCGTAATTAGTATTGCCTTCGCGCAGATCCTTCGAATGGTGCCAGCGGTGCAGCCGGGGCGTCGAGAAGACGAAATCGAAAAGGCCGGTCCGCATGTCGACGTTGCAATGGGTCAGGATACCGATGAAGGCCGTGACGGCGCCGAGCCACCAGAAGACCTGCAGCGGGGCTCCGAGCAGGTAGAGCGGGATCTGGCTCAGCGCGATCTTGAACAGGGAATCGATGACGTGGAACCGGCCGGTATTGATGACCCAGAGGCGGGTGACGCTGTGATGCAGCGCGTGAAAGCGCCAGAAGAACAGCCGTTCATGCGCGATGCGGTGCGCCCAGTAGAGGCCGAACTCGGCAATGATGACGGCGAGGGTCGCCTGGAAAATCATCGGCCAGGATGACGGCCAGAGACTGAACTGCATGGCGGCGAGCGGCTGCAGCAGGCCTGCGGCGAGCATCGGAAAGATCGCCGCCGCGAGTGCTGCCAGCTGCACCAGCCCCTTGGTCAGAACCGTATGGGCGATATCGTTGGCCGTTTCGCCATCCGCCTGCAGCCAGCGCTGCTCATAGGGAATGATGCGTTCGAGCAGGAAGAGAAGCAGGACCGCGCCCGCATAGACCGCCGAAAAGCCAACCATCGGCCGGTCGCCAGCGAAGGCGAAATAGGCGCCGGTTAGGCCGGAGAAAAACACCAGCGGCCAAGATAGATAGGCAAGAATGTACCTCGCGGCTGCGGCAGCTTTCGACGTCAATGTCATGTCCCCTCAGGAGCTCGCCGGCCTCGAGCGCGTTACCCAATTCTTCCCTCGATCACGCGCCGCCCTCGCTGCACGGATCGATCAGGTAACGCCCCGCCCGGTGTTCCCGCCACTCATGCCATTGATCGCGGCAGAATGCACGCCCGAGTCTGCATGGCTGCGCCGAAGATCCGATAGAGTTCAGCAAATCTGGATGATCGGCAATCGTATCAGTCGTCACCAGATTGGCAGTATTTTTTGCAGTCTTGTCACTGCGAGCGCGAACATAAACTTCCAAGGCTCGCGCTACGTCAATTTGACGTGGGGGACCAACCGATTGCCAAATTGATTGACGTTAACCTTTGATTAACCATGGCTCCCTAGCCTTCAGGAGACGCAGCAACACTCTCCCGTAGCTTTGTAGGAGGCCAAAATGTCGCTCGTAACCGTGCCCGGGAAGATCCGCCTTTGCGGCACTCATGCTGTTCTCATCATGGCGGAAGGAAACCTGCATCAGGCCGTATGCATCGCGGGCGATGCTCTTCCTTCCTCTACTGGTGATATGACCCAGGGTCTCATCGAGAGGCTCGACCTGTACGAGGGTATCGCCGACCGCAAGTTCATGGACGGCGAACTGGCATTTGATGGACGGGTCTGGATTACCTCATCGGACATCGATCTGCTGCCACCGCAAAACCGGCTTTGACAACTGCTGGCTCGCTCATTCCACCAGATCGCCGTCCCTAATTTCGCAGATTAACCCATTAATTAGCAATCGCTTGCGTGAGCGGGCGATGATGTTAGTTTCACCGCACGATGAGGGCTGCGTATGACGATTGAAGAGCTGATCGATTTGCAGGAAGCGGGTTCTCGAGCTCGAGTGCTCGGATTGAAGGTGCACGAGAACCCATATCTCGAAGCTCACAGGATACCCATTGATGACACCAGCGCCCTCGGCGATTGGCTTGCGCGACATGACGCCTGGAAATTCGGTTGGGAAGCAGAACACGCCAGCCGCGAAGGGCGCATTGCTACTCACGTCAAGGAACTGATTTCGTTTTCCGGACGGCCTGCACTCGGCGCGTGATAATGTTGCGGGTCGTGCGCCAATGGCGAGTTCGCTCTCTTTTCTCGGCATCATAGCTGCGCAGCATCGAATTTCACTCAAGTGTTCAAAATCACCGAACTCAGCACAGGTTGGCTTGACGGAAGCCTGACAGGCCGGGCGATCGGCTTGACCAGAAAATCCCTTTGAACTTGAGGGCCGGATACGCCCCTCAGTTATCAGAGAACGAGGTCTCAGCCACGCATTCGTGTCTTGAGACTGTCGCCGGCCTTTGCCAGATTGGCGGCATCGGCTTGAAGGCTGCTTCAATAAAATCAAAGGGATTGGCCCATGAAACGCGAAACTGAAATCACGACGGCTGAGGGCGTTGTCAGGGCGTCGATTTTCCGCCCCGAGGGCAGCGAGGGCAAGCTCCTGCCCGGCATTCTCTACTACATGGATGCGCTCGGACCGCGTGAGGCGACCGATATCATGGGCAGGCGTCTGGCCAATGCCGGTTATATCGTGCTTGCTCCCGATCTCTTCTACCGTTTCGGCTCCTACGGCCCCTTCGACGGCTCCTCCTTCGGTAATGAGACCGCACGTGCCGAGATCATGAAGATGATCCGCGAGACGACGCAAGAGATGACGAAGCGCGACAGCGCAGCCTTCCTCGACGCCCTGGAGGCCGAAGGCGTTTCCGGTCCGGTCGGTGCCGTCGGTTATTGCATGGGCGGCGGCCGGGCTCTGACGGCAGCGGCCACTTATGCCGACAGGATCGCGGCTGCCGCAAGCTTCCACGGCGGCAATCTCGCGAGCGAAGCGCCTGACAGCCCGCATCGCCTCGCTAGTAAGATAAGGGCACGCGTCTATGTCGGCGTTGCCGGCGTCGATGGCAGCTTTCCGCCCGAACAATCCGCACGGCTTGCCGAAGCGCTCCGCACCGGCGGCGTCGACCACATCATCGAGAACTATGTCGGCATGTCGCATGGCTGGACGGTTCCCGACCGCGGCGAGACCTACAGCGAAAAGGGCTCCGAGCGACACTGGAAGCGCCTGCTCGAACTTTTTTCGGAAACGCTCGGCTGAGATCGGCGAGCGCGACCACCCGGTCTCGAGCGGGTTCTTGATCATTGCCATTGAGTATTCAGGCTTTGCTGGCGTGAAGTCGTGATCATGCGCACGTTATACACAGGCGGGAGGGCGACATTAACCCATTGGCTTTCAAGGGAAATTATCTCGCTGCGTTGAGACAGCGCCCTTGGCCATCAGTTTGCCATGATGCGCCCTACCCTCGCACGCGTTTGCCCCAACGAGAATTGGATTGATGATCAACTTCACGAAATCTGCCATCGGCATTCTGCTTGCCCTCGGCACCGCAGCCTCCACCTCGAGCATCGCGTCAGCGCAATATTACGACGGTTATGACAGAGGCCCGCCACCGCGCTTCGAGTCTGACAGGGATTGGGGCCGGCCTCCTTCGCCGCCCGGTTGGGGTCGTCCGCCGCGCGGCGGCTGCGATCCCCGATGGGCAGAGGACAAGGCGCGTGATTTCGGCTTCCGCCGCGCTCGCGTCGTCGACGTCACGCCACGGCGCGTGATCGTTCAGGGCTGGACGCGTCGGGGTCCCGACGAGATCAGCTTTGCCAACGTTCGCGGCTGCCCGACGCTGCGATAACGGCTTCCGGCGGATACGAGATGCCCTCGGTCGTAAGACCTGACCGAGGGCGTTTCATGTTACTATAGAGACTCAAGGAACTTTTTTGTCCGCCGTTGTTTTAAACAGCATGATCAAATCCATGCTCGTATTCGGCTTCATATCGCTTTCAATCTTCGGTGTCGGCAACGCCCAGCAATTTGCGGCCGAGACCATCAATAACGCCTCGATCGACGAAATCTCCCCAGCTCCCCCGAGCGGGCGATCAGCATCGCCAGTTCCCGCCATCATCCATCTCCAGGTTCTGCTTGATCGAGCCGGGTCATCGCCCGGAGTGATTGACGGTTTCTACGGCGACAACGTCGTGAAGGCGATTGCGGGCTTCGAGATCATGCAGTCGCTCCCAGTCGATGGAAAGCCCGACCCGCAGATGCTCGCCCGGCTCCCCGACGATCGAAAGGTCATCGGACCCTACGTGATTGAACAGGATGATGCCGCCGATCTCGTCGACGAGATTCCGAAAGATTATGCCAAACAAGCCAGGATGACGCATCTCGGCTACACCAGCGTCGCCGAGCGGCTGTCTGAGCGATTCCATATGGATATCGACCTGCTCAAGACACTGAACCCCGGCGCTCAGTTCGTCCCGGGCGAAACAGTCTCGGTGGCAATCATTGGTGCGCCAAGAACGGGGAAGGTCAAGCGTATCGA includes:
- a CDS encoding L,D-transpeptidase, whose translation is MIKSMLVFGFISLSIFGVGNAQQFAAETINNASIDEISPAPPSGRSASPVPAIIHLQVLLDRAGSSPGVIDGFYGDNVVKAIAGFEIMQSLPVDGKPDPQMLARLPDDRKVIGPYVIEQDDAADLVDEIPKDYAKQARMTHLGYTSVAERLSERFHMDIDLLKTLNPGAQFVPGETVSVAIIGAPRTGKVKRIEAHRKSGEVLAFAGDGSVLAVYPATIGSDDNPSPAGRHKINGVAREPKYTYNPKVNFQQGHNRKLLQLPSGPNNPVGTVWIDLSEPTYGIHGSPEPSLIDKAGSHGCVRLTNWDVEELAGMVKPGVIVNFVD
- a CDS encoding dienelactone hydrolase family protein → MKRETEITTAEGVVRASIFRPEGSEGKLLPGILYYMDALGPREATDIMGRRLANAGYIVLAPDLFYRFGSYGPFDGSSFGNETARAEIMKMIRETTQEMTKRDSAAFLDALEAEGVSGPVGAVGYCMGGGRALTAAATYADRIAAAASFHGGNLASEAPDSPHRLASKIRARVYVGVAGVDGSFPPEQSARLAEALRTGGVDHIIENYVGMSHGWTVPDRGETYSEKGSERHWKRLLELFSETLG
- a CDS encoding sterol desaturase family protein, coding for MTLTSKAAAAARYILAYLSWPLVFFSGLTGAYFAFAGDRPMVGFSAVYAGAVLLLFLLERIIPYEQRWLQADGETANDIAHTVLTKGLVQLAALAAAIFPMLAAGLLQPLAAMQFSLWPSSWPMIFQATLAVIIAEFGLYWAHRIAHERLFFWRFHALHHSVTRLWVINTGRFHVIDSLFKIALSQIPLYLLGAPLQVFWWLGAVTAFIGILTHCNVDMRTGLFDFVFSTPRLHRWHHSKDLREGNTNYGENVVLFDQLFGTYFNPDRPSSTDIGIKGQIAPGFVSQLTQPFTKDGVRQILGLKPKRG
- a CDS encoding substrate-binding domain-containing protein, which translates into the protein MTTLKQVALRAGCSMATASRVLNLSGPVSRAAALRVRRAAAEVGYRAATPSARSGRRPVIGVLVPSVTNPVFASSLSGIQNRMLVAGHSVLIAQSNYDPDQEADAVAGLLGERPTGLILTVCNGETSPALAQDLPPTVLLGSSPTARYPAAVTVNNYAAGCRLTEHLLCMGHRRILYVSGSFKASDRALLRYRGYLQTMAAAGVSPLEAIEVPFVSGYDQMDLGEALRTFAPTAIIGSNDLIALGVIGAVNREGLRVPEDISVAGFDGIAIGKLINPTLTSIEMPDLSMGATAASLLLDIVENNAPLRHLELSHALRPGGTVRNLQKEETAAPLMGCDGSGSRPRAA